The bacterium genome has a segment encoding these proteins:
- a CDS encoding YCF48-related protein yields the protein MNKLYTIICAIIWFSGLCFGGWTQENSGVSSVLFDVYFVNDKYGWAVGGRTRPTVERGVILHSKNGGKSWVEQPFPLPDTVDAELSGVCFSDTNNGWAVGSGRIVDRRRELWLIKTDGAGNKLWDKLYGGRSYDYGYSVEQTSGGYIIAGYTWSFGAGNSDVWLLKTDGNGDTLWTKTYGGTDSDEGYSMVLTTDGGYIIAGCTESYGAGDWDVWLVKMDASGNKLWDKTFGGTGYDAGMSVAQTGDGGYIITGITTSSGSHDAWLIKTDAEGNEVWDKTYGGTGWDEGHSVVNTVDGGYIITGVYNNSYLWLIRTDSNGDTIWTETYSGAYTYWNSGNSVIQTQDGNYVVTGSYGVDCNNWGLWLLKIDTEGNKLWDKTFETSHRARGYEVRETEDGGYIVVGTLSLHYSTGADIYLLKTDAEGNKLWDKLFQGAGNSSDWGFSVVQATDGGYVITGCTERPGGGNLVELILHTTDGGKTWVEQYAGLNRCPQRVWCVDPLNAWITPGGPYYNNQVILHTSDGGNSWGWQTWFGYNGGMFGIYFSDLQHGWACGGTEDSPATRGYIIRTTNGGLSWELSYHWPSTIPYTWPFMTGVHFPVNNSTGWACGWLASFGGANSEERIIYTTNGGQSWDIQWNPTGEAAGMLWDIHFGDLQNGWCVGDKGKIICTHDGGATWSYDTSGVTADLWGVHFVDANNGWAVGEGGTILKYWKEGTEESSNLKPQIPKLEVYPNP from the coding sequence ATGAATAAATTATATACTATAATTTGTGCGATAATCTGGTTTTCTGGTCTGTGTTTTGGTGGCTGGACTCAAGAAAATTCAGGTGTAAGCTCTGTCCTCTTTGATGTTTACTTTGTAAATGACAAATACGGCTGGGCAGTAGGAGGCCGGACTCGGCCTACAGTGGAGCGTGGTGTTATTCTGCACTCAAAAAATGGTGGCAAGTCTTGGGTTGAGCAACCGTTTCCATTACCTGACACTGTAGATGCTGAGCTTTCTGGTGTCTGCTTTTCAGACACAAACAATGGCTGGGCAGTGGGGTCTGGAAGAATAGTGGATAGAAGGCGTGAGTTATGGCTGATAAAGACAGACGGTGCTGGCAACAAGCTTTGGGATAAACTCTATGGTGGAAGAAGTTATGATTATGGATACTCAGTAGAACAGACCAGTGGTGGCTATATTATAGCTGGCTATACTTGGTCATTTGGTGCAGGTAATAGTGATGTATGGCTACTAAAGACGGATGGTAATGGTGATACACTTTGGACCAAAACTTATGGTGGAACTGATTCAGATGAGGGATACTCAATGGTACTTACTACAGATGGTGGCTATATCATAGCTGGATGCACTGAGTCATACGGTGCTGGCGATTGGGATGTGTGGTTGGTAAAAATGGATGCATCAGGTAATAAGTTGTGGGATAAGACATTTGGCGGAACTGGGTATGACGCTGGCATGTCTGTGGCACAGACTGGAGATGGTGGCTATATCATAACTGGGATTACTACCTCATCCGGTAGTCATGATGCATGGTTAATAAAGACAGATGCAGAAGGTAATGAGGTATGGGACAAGACATACGGTGGCACCGGTTGGGATGAGGGGCACTCTGTTGTAAATACCGTTGATGGTGGCTATATCATAACTGGTGTTTATAATAATTCCTATTTATGGCTAATCAGGACTGATTCTAATGGTGACACAATATGGACCGAGACCTATTCTGGTGCTTATACTTATTGGAACAGTGGTAACTCAGTAATTCAGACGCAAGACGGTAATTATGTAGTTACTGGTTCATATGGGGTAGATTGTAATAATTGGGGTCTATGGTTATTAAAGATAGATACAGAAGGTAATAAGTTATGGGATAAGACATTTGAGACCTCTCACCGTGCTCGTGGCTACGAGGTTAGGGAAACTGAAGATGGTGGTTACATTGTAGTTGGTACTCTTTCTCTACATTACAGTACAGGTGCGGATATATATTTACTAAAGACAGATGCAGAAGGTAATAAGTTATGGGATAAGCTATTTCAGGGTGCTGGTAATAGCAGTGATTGGGGTTTCTCAGTAGTTCAAGCTACAGATGGTGGCTATGTAATAACTGGCTGCACTGAACGGCCTGGTGGCGGTAACCTTGTTGAGTTAATCTTACATACTACTGATGGTGGTAAAACTTGGGTTGAACAATATGCTGGGTTAAACAGGTGTCCACAACGAGTTTGGTGTGTTGACCCACTAAATGCTTGGATAACTCCTGGTGGTCCATATTATAATAACCAGGTTATACTTCATACATCTGATGGTGGAAATAGCTGGGGCTGGCAGACCTGGTTTGGCTACAATGGTGGTATGTTTGGCATTTACTTCTCAGATTTACAGCATGGCTGGGCTTGTGGTGGCACAGAGGACTCGCCTGCTACAAGAGGTTACATAATACGGACAACTAATGGTGGGTTAAGTTGGGAGCTGAGCTATCACTGGCCATCCACTATCCCTTATACTTGGCCATTTATGACAGGAGTCCACTTTCCAGTGAATAACTCAACTGGCTGGGCATGTGGCTGGCTTGCAAGTTTTGGAGGTGCTAATTCTGAAGAGCGTATTATATACACTACTAATGGGGGGCAGAGCTGGGATATTCAGTGGAATCCGACTGGTGAGGCAGCCGGTATGTTATGGGATATACATTTTGGAGATTTACAAAATGGCTGGTGTGTAGGTGACAAAGGGAAAATCATTTGCACACATGATGGCGGAGCAACCTGGAGTTATGATACAAGTGGAGTAACTGCTGACCTCTGGGGAGTCCACTTTGTAGATGCAAACAATGGCTGGGCAGTAGGAGAGGGTGGAACAATACTCAAATATTGGAAAGAAGGTACTGAAGAAAGCTCAAATCTCAAACCTCAAATCCCAAAACTTGAAGTTTATCCTAATCCATT